From Pseudomonas sp. B21-028, one genomic window encodes:
- a CDS encoding LysR family transcriptional regulator, with protein sequence MNLKFLETFVWVARLQSFSLTAEKMFSTQAAISARIASLEDELGLRLFVRDSRGVSLTPEGLKVLNYAEQMLEVQRALKQSLDTGNEQQGLVRIGVMDTVIHTWLSPLMSMLMQAFPAVEIEITADAARNLCDQLQKGYLDIAFQTDLVRHESVRNLELGHYPMHWIAASHSIYARPFASLAEMASERIITFVKQSRPHQDVLNLLYAQGVNSPRVSCVNSVSAMTRLIRDGFGIGALPAALVAKPLASGELIQLEPGTSLPQLNVVASWRAGVGLELIESIVQMSRQVVGQYALDVGPQRMVAAPGLNGPLSLE encoded by the coding sequence ATGAACCTCAAGTTCCTCGAAACCTTCGTCTGGGTTGCCCGCCTGCAGAGTTTCAGCCTGACCGCCGAAAAGATGTTCAGCACCCAGGCCGCGATTTCCGCCCGGATCGCATCGCTGGAGGACGAGTTGGGCCTGCGCCTGTTCGTGCGCGATTCCCGGGGTGTGTCGCTGACGCCCGAGGGCTTGAAGGTGCTCAACTACGCCGAGCAGATGCTCGAAGTCCAGCGTGCGCTGAAACAATCGCTGGACACCGGCAACGAGCAGCAAGGCCTGGTGCGCATCGGCGTGATGGATACGGTGATCCACACCTGGCTGAGCCCGTTGATGTCGATGCTGATGCAGGCCTTTCCGGCGGTGGAAATCGAAATCACTGCCGATGCTGCACGCAATCTGTGCGACCAGTTGCAGAAGGGTTATCTGGACATCGCTTTCCAGACCGACCTGGTCCGCCACGAAAGCGTGCGCAACCTCGAATTGGGGCACTACCCCATGCACTGGATCGCCGCCAGTCATTCGATCTATGCCCGGCCCTTTGCTTCGCTGGCCGAGATGGCGAGTGAGCGCATCATCACTTTCGTCAAGCAGTCACGGCCGCATCAGGATGTACTCAACTTGCTGTACGCCCAAGGGGTCAACTCGCCACGAGTCAGTTGCGTCAACTCGGTGTCGGCCATGACACGGTTGATTCGCGACGGTTTCGGTATCGGTGCCCTGCCCGCGGCACTGGTGGCCAAACCCCTGGCGAGTGGCGAGCTGATCCAGTTGGAACCGGGCACTTCCCTGCCCCAATTGAACGTCGTCGCGTCCTGGCGCGCGGGCGTGGGACTGGAGTTGATCGAGAGCATCGTCCAGATGAGCCGCCAGGTGGTTGGGCAATATGCCCTTGATGTCGGTCCGCAACGCATGGTGGCGGCGCCAGGCCTGAACGGTCCGCTCTCGCTCGAATAA